A single genomic interval of Helianthus annuus cultivar XRQ/B chromosome 13, HanXRQr2.0-SUNRISE, whole genome shotgun sequence harbors:
- the LOC110902273 gene encoding uncharacterized protein LOC110902273, with protein MLTAVAETKRRRRLRKQYLDSKRSKFNPSFIPSKLDSSSSSGTRINLKNKENITPNSSNRILPTDGNRLNTSLNGQTSSLTPNTIKKNGKDVLHPSTTPNRTPLSNISNILPGTSSICSRMVNSTSGSYLTLNGKTNVVLQNSSKFVRSSNTANKENVTPSSCITNIHSENRNPSQFTNAMSSLNRISPDTVATSSTLPLTECYSITPRIVSKRTATAMKADLSSVKRMSSGRRKLTHTPIEIEPIRMADLDSDDENVVQQDIKDLRKGTSKDYLDHGDQSVCCGLCYARLWQTEAGKGRITLQQRTYSLCCAYGKVDLPDYKESDPYYQMLFRSLDSDSKFFLKNIRRYNSMFSFTSMGGKVDTKINKGNAPFVYRISGQNAHSMGSLLPKPGDQPKFSQLYIYDTENELSNRKTLFGDSTTQTSSRSKELDDKLIKYLTDMLDSKNMLVKTYRMVRNHLHEKPNVSLRLRLIYQRDKDGRTYNLPTSSEIAALIVGDENQSVEQRDIIFEEQSGVLKRISELHPSYLALQYPILFPYGDDGYRINIPHRDFGPNTKKTRPNCTMREFFAYRMQDRDNKFSLILNARRLYQQFIVDAYTMIESERLNYIRFQQTKLRCESFNSLRIVQQGGQTDLSHTGKPVILLSSFTGGARYMMQNYLDAMALCRKYGYPDFFITITCNPKWPEMVRFIGDTSVKAEDRPDILCRLFKMKLDSLIKDLKGKKFLGDINAVVYTVEFQKRGLPHAHLCVFMKADHKVPTVEHIDPFISAEIPDKTEDPELYSLVCDFMIHGPCGHANLKCPCMVGNRCSKNFPKKFLEATSVDSDGFPLYRRRDDGHTVVKKGVTLDNRSVVPYNKRLLRRYQAHINVEWCNQAGSIKYLFKYINKGPDRATVVVIDSDIGIDEEIPKDEIKEYYEARYVSACEASWRIFACEVHYQYPSVMRLPFHLPGQQNVVFSGEDDIENVLNKPQPRKNYVVVGRLYSVSPSLGEAYYLRILLTKVKGPRSFEEIRTYDGVVYPTFRDACYARGLLDDDNEYIECIKEASFTGNGHYLRSLFGTLLLSNTLSRPEIVWENTWEFLSEDILHNMRKDSGLSGFAVSDERLKNITLSKIQNYLIRNGSSLHRFSPMPVPDEDSTLYEGNRLINEELSWDKDEVSAEFNKLHNSLNDDQRAVYNEIMSAVGRGKGGVFFFVYGYGGTGKTFLWKTLAASIRCNGHIVVNVASSGIASLLLSRGRTAHSKFHIPINLTEDSVCHIKPNSEIANLIDEAKLIIWDEAPMVHKHAFEALDRTLKDVLSVSDSRNSELPFGGKTIVFGGDFRQILPVVQNGTRQDIVHASLCSSYIWSTCKVLKLTRNMRLSVGSSSSNIDEINDFAKWLLEIGEGNIGDGNDGESTIEIPKDLLITDSTDPIQSLIDFVYPSVLNRFKDRDYFSERAILAPKNEVVHGINDRLLALFPGEEVEYLSSDTLCPTEEINDPLHQDLYNPDVLNSLIVSGLPNHRLVLKLGVPVMLLRNIDQQNGLCNGTRLQITRLGKRVIEAEILSGGNVGSRTYIPRISMIPSDKKIPFKFQRRQFPITVCFAMTINKSQGQSLSRVGLYLRDPVFSHGQLYVALSRVKTRDGVKLLISDKDGSPTNKTKNVVYKEIFGKL; from the exons ATGCTCACTGCAGTTGCCGAGACAAAAAGAAGGCGTAGGTTAAGAAAACAATATCTTGATAGTAAGAGATCAAAGTTTAATCCCAGTTTTATTCCATCGAAATTggattcatcatcttcatcaggaACACGGATTAATTTAAAGAACAAAGAAAACATAACACCTAATTCTTCAAACAGAATATTGCCTACAGATG gaaatCGTTTAAATACTTCCCTAAACGGCCAAACTTCCAGTTTAACACCTAATACTATTAAGAAGAACGGAAAAGATGTGTTACACCCTTCTACAACACCCAATCGTACACCGTTGTCAAATATATCTAACATACTACCag gaaCCAGTAGCATTTGTTCAAGAATGGTTAATTCTACATCTGGGTCGTATTTAACTTTGAATGGAAAGACCAATGTAGTATTGCAAAATTCTTCTAAGTTTGTTCGAAGTTCGAACACCGCAAACAAAGAAAACGTAACACCATCTTCGTGTATTACAAATATACATTCCGAAAATCGTAATCCGTCACAGTTTACTAATGCTATGTCTTCTTTGAACCGTATTTCTCCCG ACACTGTTGCAACGTCATCTACTTTACCACTGACAGAATGTTATTCTATTACTCCGCGGATTGTGAGTAAACGAACTGCTACAGCTATGAAGGCGGATTTGTCTTCTGTTAAAAGGATGTCTTCTGGAAGGCGTAAGTTGACGCATACACCAATCGAAATAGAACCCATACGAATGGCTGATCTtgattctgatgatgaaaatgttgttCAACAAGATATTAAAGACCTCCGGAAAGGCACCTCTAAAG ATTACCTTGACCATGGAGACCAATCTGTTTGTTGTGGGTTATGCTATGCAAGGTTGTGGCAAACTGAAGCTGGAAAGGGTCGTATTACACTTCAACAGCGGACATATTCCTTATGTTGTGCTTATGGCAAAGTTGACTTACCTGATTATAAAGAATCTGACCCATATTACCAGATGCTTTTTCGATCTTTAGATTCAGATAGCAAGTTTTTCTTAAAGAATATTCGACGTTACAATTCAATGTTTTCCTTTACTTCTATGGGAGGAAAAGTGGATACTAAGATAAACAAAGGTAATGCTCCTTTTGTTTATAGAATTAGCGGTCAGAATGCGCATAGTATGGGTAGCCTTCTTCCTAAACCCGGTGACCAACCAAAGTTTTCTCAACTTTATATTTACGATACCGAAAATGAGCTGTCCAATAGGAAGACCTTATTTGG TGACTCAACGACTCAGACATCTTCCAGATCAAAAGAGCTTGACGATAAATTGATAAAGTATCTAACTGACATGTTAGATTCAAAAAATATGTTGGTAAAAACATATCGCATGGTTAGAAACCATCTTCATGAGAAACCCAATGTTTCTCTTAGGCTTCGGTTGATTTATCAAAGAGATAAAGATGGCAGGACTTACAATTTACCTACATCATCCGAAATTGCTGCTTTAATTGTTGGCGATGAAAATCAAAGTGTGGAACAACGTGATATTATTTTCGAAGAGCAGTCAGGAGTTCTTAAACGTATTAGCGAGTTACATCCTTCATACCTTGCTTTACAATATCCAATTCTTTTTCCTTATGGTGATGATGGATATAGGATTAACATTCCTCATAGAGATTTTGGTCCGAACACAAAGAAGACACGTCCAAATTGCACAATGAGAGAGTTCTTTGCTTATAGGATGCAGGATAGGGACAACAAATTCTCTCTAATCCTTAATGCGAGGAGGTTGTATCAGCAGTTTATAGTCGATGCATACACAATGATTGAAAGCGAGCGGCTAAACTACATAAGATTTCAGCAAACCAAATTACGATGCGAATCCTTTAACAGCCTAAGAATTGTTCAGCAAGGTGGCCAGACTGATCTGTCTCATACTGGAAAACCTGTGATATTACTGTCTTCCTTTACTGGTGGAGCTCGATATATGATGCAAAATTACCTTGATGCTATGGCTTTATGTAGGAAGTATGGGTATCCTGATTTTTTCATAACTATCACCTGTAATCCGAAATGGCCAGAGATGGTAAGGTTTATTGGTGACACATCAGTTAAGGCTGAAGACAGACCCGACATTCTTTGTAGATTGTTTAAGATGAAGCTTGATTCATTGATAAAAGACCTTAAGGGAAAAAAATTTCTTGGCGATATTAATGCTG TTGTTTACACCGTAGAATTTCAAAAGCGTGGTCTGCCACATGCTCATCTATGTGTTTTTATGAAAGCTGATCATAAGGTTCCAACTGTTGAACATATTGATCCTTTTATCTCAGCTGAGATTCCTGATAAAACTGAAGACCCTGAATTATATTCTTTGGTCTGTGATTTCATGATTCATGGTCCATGTGGACATGCTAACTTGAAATGTCCATGCATGGTAGGAAACCGTTGTTCTAAGAATTTTCCAAAGAAGTTTTTGGAGGCTACATCTGTTGATTCAGATGGATTTCCGCTTTATAGGCGAAGGGACGATGGTCACACGGTTGTTAAGAAGGGTGTGACATTGGACAACAGGAGCGTCGTTCCATACAACAAAAGGCTTCTTAGAAGATATCAGGCGCACATCAATGTGGAGTGGTGCAATCAGGCAGGTTCAATTAAGTATTTATTTAAATACATTAATAAAGGACCAGATAGGGCCACTGTTGTTGTTATAGATTCAGACATAGGGATTGATGAGGAGATACCGAAAGATGAAATAAAAGAATATTACGAGGCAAGATATGTTTCTGCATGTGAAGCAAGTTGGAGAATATTTGCATGTGAAGTTCACTATCAGTATCCATCTGTTATGAGGTTACCATTTCATCTTCCAGGCCAGCAGAATGTAGTTTTCAGTGGTGAAGATGATATTGAAAATGTTCTAAACAAACCTCAG CCGCGAAAAAATTATGTTGTTGTTGGAAGACTTTATTCAGTTTCTCCTTCCCTTGGTGAAGCTTATTACCTTAGAATTCTTCTAACCAAAGTCAAGGGTCCACGATCTTTTGAAGAAATTAGAACCTATGATGGTGTTGTTTATCCTACTTTTAGGGATGCATGTTATGCTCGTGGACTATTAGACGATGACAACGAATACATTGAGTGTATTAAAGAGGCCAGTTTTACAGGAAATGGTCATTATCTTCGTTCATTGTTCGGTACACTCCTTTTGTCTAATACTCTATCAAGACCAGAAATTGTTTGGGAAAATACGTGGGAGTTTTTGTCGGAGGACATTTTACACAATATGCGGAAGGATTCTGGTTTAAGTG GTTTTGCTGTCTCTGACGAGCGTTTAAAGAATATTACGTTGTCTAAGATTCAAAACTATCTTATCCGTAATGGATCCAGCTTGCATAGATTCTCACCGATGCCTGTTCCAGATGAAGATTCTACATTATATGAGGGTAATCGTCTAATAAATGAGGAGCTTTCTTGGGATAAGGACGAAGTTAGCGCTGAATTTAATAAGCTTCATAATTCTTTAAATGATGACCAAAGAGCAGTGTATAACGAGATTATGAGTGCTGTTGGACGTGGGAaaggtggtgtttttttttttgtgtacgGATACGGTGGTACTGGTAAGACATTTCTTTGGAAAACTTTAGCTGCTTCCATAAGATGCAATGGGCATATTGTTGTTAATGTTGCTTCAAGCGGGATTGCATCGCTGTTGTTGTCACGAGGCCGTACCGCCCATTCAAAATTTCATATTCCGATTAATCTTACTGAAGATTCCGTTTGTCATATCAAACCTAATTCTGAAATCGCTAATCTTATAGACGAAGCGAAGTTGATTATTTGGGACGAAGCACCGATGGTACACAAACATGCTTTTGAAGCTCTTGATCGTACATTGAAAGATGTTTTGAGTGTCTCCGATTCACGTAATTCTGAACTTCCCTTTGGTGGAAAGACTATTGTTTTCGGTGGTGACTTTAGGCAAATCTTACCGGTTGTACAAAACGGCACAAGGCAGGACATTGTACACGCCTCTTTATGTTCATCTTACATTTGGTCCACTTGCAAGGTTTTAAAATTGACCCGTAACATGCGTTTATCTGTTGGAAGCAGTAGTTCAAACATTGATGAGATAAACGATTTTGCCAAATGGCTTCTTGAAATTGGTGAAGGCAATATTGGTGATGGTAACGACGGCGAGTCCACTATAGAAATACCAAAGGATCTTTTAATCACCGATTCAACTGATCCAATTCAAAGCTTGATTGACTTTGTGTATCCATCAGTTCTTAACCGTTTTAAAGATCGTGACTACTTTTCTGAAAGAGCCATACTTGCTCCTAAAAATGAGGTTGTACATGGTATCAATGATCGTTTGCTTGCATTATTTCCCGGTGAAGAAGTAGAGTATCTTAGCTCAGATACTCTATGCCCAACTGAGGAAATTAATGATCCATTACACCAAGATCTGTATAATCCTGATGTGTTAAATAGTTTGATAGTTTCTGGCTTACCCAATCATAGATTGGTGTTAAAGTTGGGTGTCCCAGTCATGCTTTTGAGGAACATAGATCAGCAGAATGGGTTATGCAATGGTACACGTCTTCAGATCACGCGTCTTGGAAAACGTGTTATCGAGGCTGAGATACTATCCGGAGGTAATGTTGGTTCAAGAACTTACATTCCCAGAATTAGCATGATACCTTCAGACAAGAAAATACCTTTCAAATTTCAACGAAGGCAGTTTCCCATAACCGTCTGTTTTGCCATGACTATTAACAAAAGTCAAGGGCAGTCTCTTTCCAGAGTTGGCCTGTACCTAAGAGACCCCGTTTTCTCACATGGTCAGCTTTATGTTGCGTTGTCGAGAGTAAAGACAAGAGATGGCGTCAAGCTTTTGATATCTGACAAAGATGGAAGTCCAACGAATAAAACAAAAAATGTTGTTTACAAAGAAATATTTGGAAAGTTATAG